The nucleotide sequence AGGATGATGTCGCACATCATCGCCAGCTCGCACCCGCCGCCCAGGGCGTAGCCCGAGACGGCCGCGATCACCGGCGTGCGCACGGCGGCGAACTGCGTCCAGCCGCCGAAGTGGTCGCCTATCAGCATCTCGAGCCCCGACTTGGACTCCATCTCCTTGATGTCCGCGCCCGCGGCGAACGCGCGCTCCGAGCCGGTCACGACGATCGCGCCGATCGCCTCATCGGCATCGAAGACGGATGCTGCGGCCACGACGTCGCGGCACACCTGTGAGTTCAGCGCGTTGAGCGCCTCCGGCCGGTTGAGCGTGATCCACCCCACCCGGCCGCGGGTCTCGACCAGGATCGTCTCGTATTCGGTCATGTCTCTCCTCGGTTGCGGATTGCTGCTCGCCTGTCACATTGTGTCGCCCCCGGCAGCAGTTCGTGACAGGTGAACGGAATCCGGGCCAAGGGGATGCTGCTCACAGGTGAGCGGTCGGGGCGGAGCTCGGGTCAGTCGGAGAACTCGCGGATCGAGTTGATGATGCCCGAGAAGTCCTGAACCGCTCCGGGTCCGTCGGCGTAGTGCGCGTAGATCTCGCGCGCGAGCATGCCCATGCGGGCGTCCACTCCGGTGAGCTGGACCGCCTGCTCGGCGAGACCCAGGTCCTTGTTCATGAGGGCGCCCGCGAAGCCGGGGCGATACTCCCGGTTCGCAGGGCTCGTGGGCACCGGCCCGGGCACGGGGCAGTTCGTCGTCAGCGCCCAGCACTGACCGGACGCGTTCGAAGCCACGTCGAAGAGGGCCTGGTGTGAGAGTCCCAGCCGCTCCCCCAGCACGAACGCCTCGGCGACCGCGATCTGCGACACCGCGAGGATCATGTTGTTGCAGACCTTCGCGGCCTGGCCGAGCCCTGCCCCGCCGCAGTGCACGACCCGTCGGCCCATCGCCTCGAGGAGCGGCCTGGCCGCCTCGAAGTCGTCGTCCGTCCCGCCCACCATGAACGCGAGCGTGGCGTTCTCGGCGCCGACCACACCGCCAGACACCGGGGCGTCGAGCGAGCGGTGCCCGGCCGCCTCGGCGAGCGCGTGCGCGGCGCGTGCCTCATCCACGGCGATCGTCGAGCAGTCGATGAACAGTGCACCGGATGCCG is from Microbacterium sp. LWH3-1.2 and encodes:
- the mmsB gene encoding 3-hydroxyisobutyrate dehydrogenase translates to MKIAFLGLGHMGLPMARNLSGTGHEVVGFDVFPAAVDAARDAGLAVADSGTDAATAADVVITMFQTGAQVLDAYRGDAGAEGLLGVAASGALFIDCSTIAVDEARAAHALAEAAGHRSLDAPVSGGVVGAENATLAFMVGGTDDDFEAARPLLEAMGRRVVHCGGAGLGQAAKVCNNMILAVSQIAVAEAFVLGERLGLSHQALFDVASNASGQCWALTTNCPVPGPVPTSPANREYRPGFAGALMNKDLGLAEQAVQLTGVDARMGMLAREIYAHYADGPGAVQDFSGIINSIREFSD